One window of Phycisphaeraceae bacterium genomic DNA carries:
- a CDS encoding phosphoribosylglycinamide formyltransferase has protein sequence MSPPPSPSRILVMLSGGGRTALNLLDAIDTRTLNARIVHAIASKPCAGAERLESRGVSVQILPGEIPGDTLASICRNHNAGLIALCGYLRYIHVPAQLTGRILNIHPSLLPKFGGKGFYGHRVHEAVIAAREPISGCTVHEVDNEFDHGQIILQKSCPVLPNDTPETLAARVFDLECIAYPEALQLVMNRLVPNTGTISHDPTSR, from the coding sequence GTGAGCCCACCACCCTCACCAAGCCGCATCCTCGTCATGCTCTCAGGAGGAGGCCGCACCGCGCTCAACCTGCTCGACGCCATCGACACCCGCACACTCAACGCCCGCATCGTCCACGCCATCGCGTCCAAGCCGTGCGCCGGAGCCGAACGCCTCGAATCGCGAGGTGTCTCCGTCCAGATCCTCCCGGGCGAGATCCCGGGAGACACGCTCGCATCAATCTGCCGCAACCACAACGCGGGTCTCATCGCCCTCTGCGGCTACCTCCGGTACATCCACGTTCCCGCTCAACTCACAGGGCGCATCCTCAACATCCACCCCTCGCTCCTTCCCAAGTTCGGCGGCAAGGGTTTCTACGGCCACCGCGTCCACGAGGCCGTCATCGCCGCCCGCGAGCCCATCTCAGGATGCACCGTCCACGAGGTGGACAATGAGTTCGACCACGGCCAGATCATCCTTCAGAAGTCCTGCCCGGTGCTGCCGAACGACACACCCGAGACCCTTGCCGCTCGCGTCTTCGATCTCGAGTGCATCGCGTATCCGGAGGCGCTGCAACTCGTCATGAATCGGCTCGTACCGAACACTGGCACGATCTCGCACGACCCGACCTCACGCTGA
- a CDS encoding DinB family protein, translating into MTTLSSEPKVYTQCPGMSQINALSVPELISRYRMGSETIDKRVFQLAPEQVDQAFLPEAGVGRWPIRVLLGHVADAELVYIHRARRVVGEDNPVFSVWDENSFIDNGLYRHQRLPGHPSPMCGGHVAMLHTIRLWGAEWLDTLADGHWMRQGMHPEYGALRVRDIVSMAVWHLEHHARFLNMKIEKFLGPSPAQQTPRGGCGSGCGCHK; encoded by the coding sequence ATGACAACCCTCTCTTCTGAGCCGAAGGTGTACACGCAGTGTCCGGGCATGTCTCAGATCAACGCGCTATCGGTGCCGGAGCTGATCTCTCGCTATCGGATGGGCTCTGAGACGATCGACAAGCGGGTGTTCCAGCTGGCACCAGAGCAGGTTGACCAGGCGTTTCTTCCCGAGGCGGGTGTCGGGCGGTGGCCGATTCGGGTGCTGCTTGGTCATGTGGCTGATGCGGAGTTGGTCTATATCCATCGCGCACGGCGTGTTGTTGGAGAGGACAATCCCGTGTTCAGCGTGTGGGATGAGAACTCGTTCATCGACAACGGGCTGTATCGGCACCAGCGGCTTCCCGGGCACCCTTCGCCGATGTGCGGCGGGCACGTGGCGATGCTCCACACGATCCGCCTGTGGGGAGCGGAGTGGCTGGACACGCTCGCGGACGGGCACTGGATGAGGCAGGGCATGCACCCGGAGTACGGCGCGCTGCGCGTGAGAGACATTGTCTCGATGGCGGTGTGGCATCTGGAGCACCACGCGAGGTTCTTGAACATGAAGATCGAGAAGTTCCTCGGGCCGTCGCCGGCGCAGCAGACGCCTCGTGGCGGGTGCGGCTCGGGTTGCGGTTGTCACAAGTGA
- a CDS encoding acyl-CoA thioesterase, protein MPTDTQSPNPHSGACPVSERRLALRVMTRPQDTNHYGTIFGGVILSAIDQAGFVEARHNGAHRWVTASIERVDFHAPVHVGDIVNLYACTTRQGTKSVTIRVDVEAERNDTAEVVPVTSATMTMVAVDSRGKPISFRMPPTI, encoded by the coding sequence ATGCCCACCGACACACAGAGCCCGAACCCCCATTCCGGCGCCTGCCCTGTCAGTGAGCGCCGCCTCGCCCTCCGCGTCATGACACGCCCCCAGGACACGAACCACTACGGCACCATCTTCGGCGGCGTCATCCTCTCCGCCATCGATCAGGCCGGCTTCGTCGAGGCACGCCACAACGGAGCCCACAGGTGGGTCACCGCCTCTATCGAACGCGTCGACTTCCACGCGCCGGTCCACGTCGGAGACATCGTCAACCTCTACGCCTGTACAACCCGGCAGGGCACCAAGAGTGTCACGATCCGCGTCGATGTCGAGGCCGAGCGCAACGACACAGCCGAGGTCGTTCCCGTCACGTCCGCAACCATGACCATGGTCGCCGTTGACTCCCGGGGCAAGCCCATCTCGTTCCGCATGCCCCCCACCATCTAA
- a CDS encoding M28 family peptidase: MMHRPAKSSVIALLCTAALTHAAIAQPATSEAALGESPVAELLTKLGPDVTRYTQHVMTLANPFFEGRAPGTRGNEIAQEYIEFWFKQFGLEPAFTESTTITAADGSEVITSTPSFRQHFEVGLEMYVDSAAVTLKLGQADQIVLAGGKDFSVLGMSGSGQLTAPIAFVGYSIVAGPNEYGSYFGENPDLTGKIAMILRFEPMDENGRSKWVREGVEGWSNYAGLAPKISAAVRRGAAGVIVVNPPGAKDDRIGKLATWRETTGQGGSGRVPVVMVTEDMADRLVRAGDPSGRSLLDLRRIADDKGEIIDLTNAKVEFSVATRFAPNRTANMGGILRGKGALADEFIVIGSHFDHVGYGWFGSRTGEAGKIHPGADDNASGTSGMLLLAERLSRHYAAAGADANLRSVFFMGYSAEESGLNGSAHYIQNMIAPKERHTIMLNLDMIGRVRDGNLEANGTGTAVGLAEMVTPLFENSGLNIAARPGGTGPSDHASFYAAGIPVMFFFSGLHEEYHAPSDVAALINPVGAVKVVDLVERIALTVADRTEPLTFTSTDGGGVAMGGQRRVRVRFGIAPGDYSGSRPGVLVGQVFPDTSAAEGGLQAGDLMTKWNDAPLTSVDDWMPQLEKAEPGDEVIITYIRDDKEQSTKVKLKASRRTPGG, from the coding sequence AACTCCTGACAAAGCTCGGGCCGGATGTCACACGCTACACCCAGCACGTCATGACACTCGCCAACCCGTTCTTCGAGGGTCGCGCCCCAGGTACGCGAGGCAACGAGATCGCGCAGGAGTACATCGAGTTCTGGTTCAAGCAGTTCGGCCTCGAACCCGCCTTCACCGAATCAACCACAATCACCGCCGCGGACGGCTCCGAAGTCATCACCAGCACGCCCTCTTTCCGCCAGCACTTCGAAGTCGGCCTGGAGATGTACGTTGACTCCGCCGCGGTAACGCTCAAACTCGGCCAGGCCGATCAGATCGTGCTCGCCGGAGGCAAAGACTTCTCCGTCCTCGGCATGTCCGGCAGCGGCCAACTCACCGCTCCGATCGCCTTCGTCGGCTACTCGATCGTCGCCGGTCCCAACGAGTACGGCTCGTACTTCGGCGAGAACCCCGACCTCACGGGCAAGATCGCGATGATCCTCCGCTTCGAGCCCATGGACGAGAACGGACGCAGCAAGTGGGTCCGCGAGGGCGTCGAGGGCTGGTCAAACTACGCGGGCCTCGCCCCCAAGATCTCCGCCGCTGTGCGCCGCGGGGCGGCAGGCGTCATCGTCGTCAATCCCCCCGGTGCAAAGGACGACCGCATCGGCAAGCTCGCCACCTGGCGCGAAACGACCGGCCAGGGCGGATCGGGACGCGTCCCCGTCGTCATGGTCACCGAAGACATGGCAGATCGACTCGTCCGCGCCGGGGATCCGAGCGGCCGCTCACTCCTCGACCTCCGCCGGATCGCTGACGACAAGGGCGAGATCATCGACCTCACGAACGCCAAGGTTGAGTTCAGCGTCGCGACCCGATTCGCGCCGAACCGTACCGCCAACATGGGCGGGATCCTCCGAGGAAAGGGTGCACTGGCCGATGAGTTCATCGTCATCGGCTCCCACTTCGATCACGTCGGCTACGGCTGGTTCGGCTCACGAACCGGTGAGGCGGGCAAGATCCATCCCGGAGCAGACGACAACGCCTCGGGCACGTCCGGCATGCTCCTCCTGGCCGAACGCCTCTCCAGGCACTACGCCGCCGCCGGAGCCGACGCCAACCTGCGCTCCGTCTTCTTCATGGGTTACTCCGCAGAAGAATCCGGCCTCAATGGATCTGCCCACTACATCCAGAACATGATCGCGCCCAAAGAACGTCACACCATCATGCTCAACCTCGACATGATCGGACGTGTCCGCGATGGCAATCTCGAGGCCAACGGCACCGGAACCGCCGTCGGACTCGCCGAGATGGTGACGCCCCTCTTCGAGAACTCTGGACTCAACATCGCCGCTCGCCCCGGCGGCACCGGCCCCTCCGATCACGCCTCCTTCTACGCCGCCGGCATTCCCGTCATGTTCTTCTTCAGCGGCCTTCACGAGGAATACCACGCACCCTCCGACGTCGCCGCGCTCATCAATCCTGTTGGAGCCGTCAAGGTCGTCGACCTCGTCGAGAGAATCGCGCTGACCGTGGCCGATCGAACCGAGCCACTCACCTTCACGTCAACCGACGGAGGCGGCGTCGCAATGGGTGGGCAGCGCCGTGTCCGTGTGCGATTCGGCATCGCGCCCGGTGACTACTCCGGATCTCGCCCAGGCGTGCTCGTCGGACAGGTCTTCCCCGACACCTCTGCTGCTGAAGGCGGGCTCCAGGCGGGCGATCTCATGACCAAGTGGAACGATGCCCCGCTTACCAGCGTCGACGATTGGATGCCCCAACTCGAGAAAGCCGAGCCCGGGGACGAGGTCATCATCACCTACATCCGCGACGACAAAGAGCAGTCCACGAAGGTCAAACTGAAGGCCAGCCGCAGGACGCCGGGCGGCTGA
- the nadB gene encoding L-aspartate oxidase, whose product MDRLFDQRRYLIPFRSSLLPQIFTDTLVIGAGVAGLSAARSAAAHGDVIVVAKSDLSTSNTAWAQGGIAAVMRDDDDTESHIRDTLEAGAGLCDEPAVRFVVEHAAERMRELLENGLDLDRDLSGRLLVGREGGHSAARIYHAGGDATGREVQRCLNAAARSLPNVRVFERCFTLDLITASPEPGSAVMGAITYHARYGLQMIWARATILATGGAGVVYRETTNPSVATADGLAMAYRAGATLADMAFMQFHPTTLYLPGAARFLISEAVRGEGAHLLDASGARFMPELHPLAELAPRDVVSQAIVRQISKQGGRHVWLDCRHVERFDRRFPGIARLLGQFDLDPARNLIPVHPAAHYMVGGVRTDLEGRTDVPGLFAVGEVASVGLHGANRLASNSLLEGLVIGHAAGHAAGAVNGALGLEASRRPAPVPVVSDVRPSSTGELDLEDVRSSLRSAMWKNVGIARTGGKLADAVDMLRFWARYTLDKIFDDPEGWEVQNMLLVASIMAESAAWREESRGCHARIDHPREEAAFAVHDCWRRGSSEPTLLPVSSPHPAGV is encoded by the coding sequence ATGGACAGACTGTTCGACCAACGCAGGTATCTGATACCGTTTCGGTCGTCGCTGTTGCCGCAGATCTTCACGGACACGCTGGTGATCGGCGCGGGCGTGGCGGGGCTTTCCGCGGCGCGATCGGCGGCTGCGCACGGCGATGTGATTGTGGTGGCGAAGTCGGACCTTTCGACGTCCAACACGGCGTGGGCTCAGGGGGGCATCGCGGCGGTGATGCGCGATGATGACGACACGGAGTCGCACATCCGTGACACGTTGGAGGCGGGTGCGGGGCTTTGCGATGAGCCGGCGGTGCGGTTTGTCGTCGAGCACGCAGCGGAGCGGATGCGTGAGCTGCTCGAGAACGGGCTGGACCTTGACAGGGATCTTTCGGGACGGTTGCTTGTGGGCAGGGAGGGCGGGCACTCGGCGGCTCGGATTTATCACGCGGGAGGGGATGCGACTGGGCGTGAGGTCCAGAGGTGTCTGAATGCGGCAGCGCGTTCGCTCCCGAACGTGCGTGTGTTCGAGCGCTGCTTCACGCTGGATCTGATTACGGCCTCGCCGGAGCCGGGGTCCGCGGTGATGGGCGCGATCACGTATCACGCTCGGTACGGGCTTCAGATGATCTGGGCGCGAGCGACGATTCTGGCGACGGGCGGCGCGGGCGTTGTGTATCGCGAGACGACGAATCCGTCGGTCGCGACGGCGGATGGTCTGGCGATGGCGTACCGCGCGGGCGCGACCCTTGCCGACATGGCGTTCATGCAGTTCCACCCGACCACGCTGTATCTGCCGGGCGCGGCGAGGTTCCTGATTTCTGAGGCGGTGCGGGGCGAGGGTGCCCACCTGCTGGATGCATCGGGTGCAAGGTTCATGCCCGAGTTGCATCCGCTGGCGGAGCTGGCACCACGCGATGTGGTGAGTCAGGCGATCGTGCGTCAGATCTCAAAGCAAGGTGGGCGACATGTGTGGCTTGATTGCCGGCACGTGGAGCGGTTCGACCGGCGGTTCCCGGGGATCGCGCGCCTGCTCGGGCAGTTTGATCTGGACCCGGCAAGGAATCTGATTCCCGTGCATCCGGCGGCGCACTACATGGTGGGCGGCGTGAGGACCGACCTTGAGGGGCGCACCGATGTGCCGGGGCTCTTTGCGGTGGGAGAGGTCGCGTCTGTGGGCCTGCACGGGGCGAATCGATTGGCGAGCAACTCGCTGCTTGAGGGGCTCGTGATCGGGCATGCGGCGGGGCACGCCGCGGGCGCTGTCAACGGTGCGCTGGGCCTTGAGGCGTCGCGTCGTCCCGCGCCGGTGCCTGTGGTCAGCGACGTGCGTCCATCGAGCACGGGTGAGCTCGACCTTGAGGATGTCCGATCGAGTCTGCGGTCGGCGATGTGGAAGAACGTGGGGATCGCCAGGACGGGCGGGAAACTGGCGGATGCGGTGGACATGCTGCGCTTCTGGGCGCGGTACACGCTCGACAAGATCTTTGACGATCCCGAGGGGTGGGAGGTCCAGAACATGCTGCTCGTGGCCTCGATCATGGCCGAGTCGGCGGCGTGGCGCGAGGAATCGCGCGGGTGTCACGCGCGGATCGATCATCCGCGCGAGGAGGCGGCTTTCGCCGTCCATGACTGCTGGCGGCGAGGATCGTCTGAGCCGACGCTGCTGCCGGTTTCATCGCCCCATCCGGCGGGAGTGTGA